A stretch of Chitinophaga caeni DNA encodes these proteins:
- a CDS encoding polysaccharide biosynthesis tyrosine autokinase, with translation MDLIYLLKSLLRRKWLIIICTLVAVVLAFLLTMNQPQLYRSVAQIATGFTTNDQVKLREEGFNIYEIDVKFNNVVEAFKSSKVLGLLSYHLMIHDLENPAKSYRKLGADEKQEVAKLKLNNEEVIEILKNKYTNEKLLSSFDPEERRILELVKLYQYDLETIRKFLHVGRVQRTDFIDVVYNSSNPELSAEVVNQICAEFLRTNESSRTQNTLKSIDALDVLVKQKRDILDSTLARLRTKGTIDVSVESSSKLEQISNFENRVADERSALMTAQLGYNDIKQQLAAMDRTSGATTTSAPSTLGAEVAAAKSLMNAAYSDYVNKGSNDPELLAKYKRLQSDYNKKLSQLASVSPASSGGTVVTKADLQQRLNDLEIQIKTAESNIESYNRKISQLNGSIGAAASRGANNIALQKEVDLAQAEYEAVKSRYDAATNSKVAPSDNFRQILFGQPAVEPEPSKRIIILGLAGMSMFVFCCIGIIFLEYIDVSIKTPSQFTKALDLKMLGVVNHVNFKKTTIDHIFDNPGEHARDQSIFREHLRKLRYEIEASNKQVFLVTSARPGEGKSTIIKSLAHIFSLSKKKILLIDSNFNNNSLTREYGAKATLESFQANIVDGRIRNLNDAVSPTNIKNVDIIGCEGGNYTPMEVISEKNLLNYLDKVAKEYDFIFMEGAALNGRSDSMELLQYAESVISVVSAKSTIRQTDKESIQFLQELNGKYTGAVLNNVELQNIDL, from the coding sequence ATGGACCTGATTTATTTGCTTAAGTCGCTGCTAAGGAGGAAATGGCTCATTATTATCTGTACGTTGGTTGCAGTGGTCTTAGCGTTTTTGTTAACCATGAATCAGCCTCAATTGTACCGCTCTGTTGCTCAAATAGCAACGGGCTTTACTACGAATGACCAGGTGAAGTTGCGCGAGGAAGGATTCAATATTTACGAGATCGATGTGAAGTTTAATAACGTGGTAGAAGCTTTTAAATCTTCTAAAGTGCTGGGTTTATTAAGCTACCACCTCATGATTCACGACTTGGAAAACCCCGCTAAATCTTACCGCAAACTAGGCGCCGATGAAAAGCAGGAAGTGGCCAAACTTAAATTAAATAATGAAGAGGTTATTGAGATTTTAAAGAATAAATACACGAATGAAAAATTATTGAGCTCTTTCGATCCCGAGGAACGAAGGATACTTGAGCTAGTCAAATTATATCAATACGACCTGGAAACGATCCGTAAATTTTTACATGTTGGCCGCGTGCAACGGACCGATTTCATCGATGTGGTGTATAATTCCAGTAACCCGGAACTTTCTGCCGAAGTGGTGAATCAAATTTGTGCTGAATTTCTCCGTACCAACGAATCCAGCCGTACCCAAAATACGTTGAAGTCTATAGATGCGTTGGATGTTTTGGTCAAACAAAAAAGGGATATTCTCGATTCTACCCTCGCCCGTTTACGCACGAAAGGTACGATCGATGTTTCCGTTGAGAGTAGCAGCAAGTTGGAACAGATTTCCAACTTCGAAAACCGCGTGGCTGATGAACGTTCTGCTCTGATGACTGCCCAATTGGGATATAATGACATCAAGCAGCAGTTAGCTGCAATGGATAGAACCAGCGGCGCTACCACGACTTCCGCTCCTAGTACTTTAGGTGCTGAAGTGGCGGCCGCCAAATCATTGATGAATGCCGCCTACTCCGATTATGTTAACAAGGGATCTAATGACCCGGAATTATTAGCGAAGTATAAAAGATTGCAAAGTGACTACAATAAAAAATTATCACAGCTAGCGAGTGTTAGTCCTGCTTCCAGTGGAGGAACGGTTGTTACTAAAGCGGATTTGCAACAACGGTTAAATGACCTGGAAATACAAATCAAAACCGCGGAAAGTAATATCGAGAGTTATAACAGGAAGATCTCCCAGTTAAATGGTAGCATCGGTGCCGCTGCTTCCCGTGGCGCCAATAATATTGCCCTTCAAAAAGAGGTTGATCTTGCCCAGGCGGAATACGAAGCGGTAAAATCCCGTTATGATGCAGCTACCAACAGTAAAGTAGCTCCTTCCGATAACTTTAGGCAAATACTTTTTGGTCAACCCGCGGTAGAGCCTGAACCGAGTAAAAGGATTATCATCCTTGGACTTGCCGGTATGAGTATGTTCGTATTTTGTTGTATCGGGATTATATTCCTGGAGTATATCGATGTTTCTATCAAAACTCCTTCCCAGTTTACAAAAGCATTGGATCTGAAGATGCTCGGCGTAGTAAACCATGTTAATTTCAAGAAAACAACGATCGATCACATCTTCGATAACCCGGGTGAGCATGCCAGGGATCAGTCGATATTCCGGGAGCATCTCAGGAAATTACGCTACGAGATTGAAGCCAGCAACAAGCAAGTATTCTTAGTAACAAGCGCGCGCCCGGGCGAGGGGAAATCTACTATCATCAAGTCCTTGGCGCATATATTTAGTTTGAGTAAAAAGAAAATTCTGTTGATCGATTCAAATTTCAACAACAATTCTCTTACCCGTGAATACGGGGCGAAGGCTACATTGGAAAGCTTCCAAGCAAATATAGTAGATGGTAGGATAAGAAATTTAAATGATGCCGTGTCTCCAACTAATATCAAGAATGTGGATATCATCGGTTGCGAAGGTGGTAATTATACGCCTATGGAAGTTATTTCTGAAAAAAACCTCCTGAATTACCTGGACAAAGTTGCGAAGGAATACGATTTTATATTCATGGAAGGTGCGGCATTAAATGGCCGTTCTGATAGTATGGAGCTGTTGCAATATGCGGAGAGCGTTATTTCAGTTGTTTCGGCTAAATCAACTATCCGTCAAACCGACAAGGAATCTATCCAGTTCTTGCAAGAGCTGAATGGTAAATACACCGGGGCTGTTTTAAATAACGTGGAACTCCAGAATATCGATTTATAA
- a CDS encoding acyltransferase family protein, protein MRLKFYQDVLKQSRLPWIDYARGIAIILVVYRHIFEGFSRALDGVDQYAYLEHANIIFYSFRMPLFFILSGIFIGKSLQKRSVQQIIINKFNILLWPYLIWATLQVSLQFLVSHYVNINATRSWIDYMYIALYPRQIDQFWYLYALFNVTVLYVMVRQLAKVKIGWQLAIGLVTFFISSYLSTHKIDLGFIYDILHYYIFFAIGDLVSKYMLDKSMYPKFSSWQAFLVLLPIFVIGQYYFLETNLAHGDYTYVEAYEPILFMLIATSGCIFMFNISFILQRWDIFKALRVVGYHSLYIYVSHVLVASATRVLLVKLGLTYVPLMLAICLFISILVPIGIYYVALKLGAWWLYSLERPSESKIVTPKPQIAG, encoded by the coding sequence ATGAGATTGAAGTTTTACCAAGACGTATTGAAACAAAGTCGTTTACCTTGGATTGATTATGCCCGGGGTATCGCTATCATACTCGTGGTGTACCGTCATATTTTCGAAGGCTTTTCCAGGGCCTTGGATGGTGTGGATCAATATGCATACCTGGAGCATGCCAATATCATCTTTTACAGCTTCCGTATGCCGCTTTTCTTTATACTGTCCGGCATATTCATCGGCAAAAGCCTACAAAAACGTTCCGTTCAGCAAATCATTATTAACAAGTTTAATATTTTACTCTGGCCCTACTTGATTTGGGCGACCTTGCAAGTTTCCTTGCAATTCCTGGTGTCGCATTATGTCAATATTAATGCAACGAGATCTTGGATCGATTATATGTACATCGCTTTATATCCAAGGCAGATTGACCAGTTCTGGTATTTGTATGCTTTGTTTAACGTGACCGTTCTGTACGTCATGGTGCGACAATTGGCCAAGGTCAAGATCGGATGGCAATTGGCAATCGGCTTGGTAACCTTTTTTATCTCCAGTTATCTATCGACCCATAAAATTGACTTGGGATTTATTTACGATATCCTGCATTATTATATCTTTTTTGCTATCGGTGACCTGGTTTCTAAATATATGCTCGATAAAAGCATGTATCCGAAGTTCAGTTCATGGCAGGCTTTCCTGGTATTGCTACCGATCTTTGTAATTGGACAATATTATTTCTTGGAAACGAACTTGGCACATGGCGATTATACCTACGTGGAAGCTTATGAACCGATTTTATTCATGTTGATAGCCACTTCCGGTTGCATCTTCATGTTTAATATTTCTTTTATCCTGCAACGCTGGGATATCTTCAAAGCATTGAGAGTGGTAGGTTACCATTCATTATACATCTACGTATCACATGTACTGGTAGCATCGGCTACCAGGGTATTACTGGTAAAATTGGGATTGACATACGTGCCGTTGATGTTGGCGATTTGCCTGTTCATCTCGATACTGGTGCCGATCGGCATCTATTACGTTGCATTGAAACTGGGCGCATGGTGGCTCTATAGCTTGGAGCGTCCGAGCGAATCTAAAATTGTTACACCTAAACCACAAATAGCCGGGTAA
- a CDS encoding lipopolysaccharide biosynthesis protein, with amino-acid sequence MADEKKYQYWITSGVYSGLQKLAVLFFGFGSVLVLVRFLTKEEMGIWSLFLLITGMIEVIRQSLIKNGLIKFLNSTDRSEHVLVNSAALCLNIAITVAFALFILLLAQPANEILKAPGLTPVLYKFLPGLLILIPFSHFEWIQNANADFRGIFWAYLVRQGLSFSCILVHILINDAINLGSLIIYYNLGIIAGTLISYNFARKFLQKAFVLQKLWLQKLWHFGKFVFGTNFSSMIFRNTDQFVVSSFFSPAVVALYSVCIRISNLVDVPSQVLGDILFPKSAKVVEDGNLDKVKYYYEKAVGSLLAIGLPVSLFIFIFPKIVLWIIAGKDYVEAATLLQITMSYSLFLPFVKQFGTIMDSTGHPKLNFKVLSLIAVLNIGICLAYSHFFGVQGAAFGTLTSYFICFIITYSILAKKMKVQLLNVFGYMLRFYPEMFGVFHQRLQWKWKTR; translated from the coding sequence ATGGCAGATGAGAAAAAATATCAATATTGGATCACTTCCGGCGTTTACAGCGGGTTGCAGAAACTGGCTGTGCTGTTTTTCGGATTTGGAAGCGTATTGGTGCTTGTCCGGTTCTTGACGAAAGAAGAAATGGGTATATGGAGCTTGTTCCTGTTGATTACAGGGATGATCGAAGTAATCCGCCAGTCGTTAATCAAGAACGGTTTAATCAAATTCCTCAACAGTACGGATAGAAGCGAACATGTTTTGGTGAATTCTGCAGCTCTCTGTTTGAATATCGCTATTACCGTAGCATTCGCATTATTCATATTATTATTGGCACAACCTGCCAACGAGATTTTAAAGGCGCCGGGACTTACGCCGGTACTGTATAAATTTTTACCAGGATTATTAATCTTGATCCCCTTTTCACATTTTGAATGGATTCAAAATGCGAATGCCGATTTCCGCGGTATCTTCTGGGCTTACCTGGTGCGGCAAGGTTTATCATTCAGTTGTATCCTGGTGCATATTTTAATAAATGATGCCATTAACCTGGGCTCATTAATTATTTATTATAACCTGGGTATCATAGCCGGAACATTAATTTCTTACAACTTCGCACGCAAGTTCCTTCAAAAGGCTTTCGTATTGCAAAAATTATGGTTACAGAAATTATGGCATTTCGGGAAATTTGTATTCGGCACGAATTTCAGTTCGATGATTTTCCGTAATACGGATCAATTCGTAGTATCTTCATTTTTCAGCCCGGCGGTGGTGGCCCTGTATTCCGTTTGTATCCGTATCAGCAACCTGGTGGATGTGCCATCGCAAGTATTGGGCGATATTTTATTCCCCAAAAGTGCGAAAGTGGTGGAAGATGGAAACCTTGACAAGGTGAAATATTATTATGAAAAAGCTGTAGGTTCTTTATTGGCAATCGGCTTACCGGTGAGTCTTTTCATCTTCATCTTCCCTAAGATCGTACTTTGGATCATCGCGGGCAAAGATTACGTGGAGGCAGCAACCTTATTGCAAATCACGATGTCCTATTCCCTATTTCTACCATTCGTGAAGCAATTCGGAACAATTATGGATTCCACCGGCCATCCCAAGTTAAATTTTAAAGTATTGTCATTGATCGCGGTTCTTAACATAGGTATCTGCCTGGCATACTCGCATTTCTTCGGTGTGCAAGGAGCCGCTTTCGGGACTTTAACCTCGTATTTTATTTGTTTCATTATCACTTATAGCATCTTGGCCAAGAAGATGAAAGTTCAATTATTGAATGTATTTGGTTATATGCTCAGGTTTTATCCCGAGATGTTTGGAGTGTTTCATCAACGTTTACAATGGAAATGGAAAACAAGATGA
- a CDS encoding glycosyltransferase yields the protein MEMENKMITGRDIVIVGLQPWDITIGSNCKNMAMELAKHNRVLYVNRALDRISALRDRNDPKTRARKSSIRKDSDDIEHLSPNLYVLNPRTILESINWIRSATVFDWMNKHNNRSMAREINIAMDRLEFEDVILFNDSDFFRAFYLAEMLPKVNSTIYYLRDNLVSQPYFKRHGTRLEPQLIEKSMLVVANSAYLANYARQFNPNSFDIGQGCDFDQFSLDAKREKPAELEAINEPIIGYVGALTTSRLDIDLLYYIASSKPQWKIVLVGPEDEHFEQSELHRLQNVHFLGAKPVNKLADFINAFDVCINPQALNDMTIGNYPRKVDEYLAMGKPVVATATETMQMFAAYASLCNTPEEYVQAIDRILTTAWPEEQRQAAIRFARSHTWEQVIADLSKYFFCVTSKKAA from the coding sequence ATGGAAATGGAAAACAAGATGATTACCGGTCGCGATATCGTGATTGTTGGCTTGCAGCCATGGGATATTACCATCGGCAGTAATTGTAAGAATATGGCCATGGAATTGGCCAAGCACAACCGCGTGCTGTATGTAAACCGTGCATTAGACAGGATTTCTGCTTTACGGGATCGCAATGACCCCAAAACGAGAGCGCGGAAATCAAGCATCCGGAAGGATTCGGATGATATCGAACACCTATCGCCTAACTTGTACGTGCTGAACCCGAGAACAATTTTAGAATCGATCAACTGGATCCGTTCTGCAACCGTGTTCGATTGGATGAATAAACATAATAACCGTTCCATGGCCCGCGAGATTAATATCGCGATGGATCGCCTTGAGTTCGAAGACGTGATATTATTCAATGATAGCGATTTCTTCAGGGCTTTTTACCTGGCTGAAATGTTGCCGAAGGTAAACAGTACTATATATTATCTCAGGGATAACCTGGTTAGCCAACCGTATTTCAAAAGGCATGGAACAAGGTTGGAACCGCAATTGATAGAGAAAAGCATGTTGGTAGTAGCCAATTCGGCTTACTTGGCCAATTATGCCAGGCAGTTCAATCCAAATTCATTCGACATCGGTCAAGGCTGTGATTTCGACCAATTTAGCCTGGACGCAAAGCGGGAAAAACCGGCAGAACTGGAGGCTATCAATGAACCGATTATTGGGTATGTAGGGGCGTTGACGACAAGTCGTTTAGATATAGATTTATTGTATTATATTGCGTCCTCAAAGCCCCAATGGAAAATTGTGTTAGTAGGCCCCGAAGATGAACATTTCGAACAGAGCGAACTGCATCGATTGCAGAACGTTCATTTCCTTGGAGCAAAGCCGGTCAATAAGTTAGCTGATTTTATAAATGCATTTGACGTTTGTATTAATCCGCAAGCTTTGAATGATATGACTATCGGGAATTATCCCCGCAAGGTAGATGAATACCTGGCCATGGGGAAACCCGTAGTTGCCACTGCTACTGAAACAATGCAGATGTTTGCAGCCTATGCTTCCCTATGCAATACCCCGGAAGAATATGTGCAGGCTATAGATAGGATTTTAACTACCGCATGGCCGGAAGAACAGCGGCAAGCTGCCATCCGTTTTGCCAGGAGTCATACCTGGGAACAAGTCATAGCGGACCTGTCCAAGTATTTTTTTTGCGTAACCTCTAAAAAAGCAGCTTGA